The DNA sequence TAAAACCGCTATTGCCATGCAGGAAAACCGGCCTGACAAAGGACGATATATGCATGTTGAACAAATATACGGATAGCGTAGAGGTGATCATTCAGCGCCCGATGGGCCCTGCGTTATTATTCTCGCTCCTGCTTTCTCTTCCATTCACCTGTATTTTTCCGGGGTTGATATTATCCTGACCGATGAAACAGGGGTCGATTCATTTCCTGTGGAGATGGCGGGATGCCTGATATTGCTGGCGCTGATCATGAGCCTTACCCTATACGGTCTTAACAATGCCGTGATCCTGGCAAATACGGCATCGGTAGATGCCCAGCTACTTAAGTTAAAAGATGAATGCAAGTCAATGTTGTTGTCCCCTGCAGGAAATGTAATGGATACCACTTCAACTCCGGGCCTAACAAGGAAGGTATCCCTCACTCTCCCGGATAGTGTCGAATACGTCTCTTTCGGGTTCGATCCATGTTCGGGGAATTCGCATGAAGGGACTATATACTATAATGTCGCCGGCACGAAAAAAGCGGTGATAGTGGATGAAAGAGTATCTTTTAGAGAATCGTCCGAAGAAGGCAGTAAAATGCCATCGCAACGATATCTGATGATCACTTCCGGGGGCAGATATGAGATAATCTTTGAGCTTGTTTACGATCCAGCTTCAGGTAAAAAATATCTGGTCTCATACGATATGAGCTATTAGCGCCGCTATTATTTTTTCGTTTCCTGGAAAGTTATTATGAATTCCGTGCCATTTTCTCTATTCAGCTCTATGGTCCCGCCTAGCTGGCATGATAATGTATTTACGAGCTGAAGGCCAAGGGTCTCTGTGTTCTTGAAGTCCAGGCCGCCGGGGAACCCGATACCGTTGTCCCCGACTTTTAGTATAAATGTGATGCCTTCCTCGGTGTAATCACGGTTCAGCTCTATCCAGACTTCGCCGCTTCTTCCCCGGGGGAAAGCATATTTTAATGAATTGGACACAAGCTCGTTGATTATAAGCCCGCAAGGTATCGCGGTGTCAATGCCCAGGGATACTCTGTTTATTTTCGTTTTCAGGGTGATGTTGTTCTTGTATGCACCGTATGAATGGAATAAGTTATTTGTAAGGCTGCGGATATATTCGGCGAAATCTATCTTTGCCAGGTCTTTGGAAAGATATAGTTTTTCATGGATAAGGGCCATGGACTTGACGCGGTTCTGGCTTTCCCTGAACATGCCGAGAGCTTCCCTGTCCTTGACATATCCCGACTGGAGGTTGAGCAGGCTCGATATTATCTGCAGGTTATTTTTAACGCGGTGATGTATCTCTCTTAATAGCACCTCTTTTTCCTTCAGGGACTCCTTTATCATATCTTCCGCTTTTTTCTCGATCGTTATGTCGCGGAGCAGCTCTATCGCACCTATTATTTGCCCGTTAGCATCTCTTATCGGGGCGCTGCTGCCTCTTACGATGATGACATCGTTATCCTTCGTGGTGGCGGTCGTCTCATATCCCCTGACAATGTCGACCTTTTTCCAGCAATCGTCGCCCAGGCAATAGTTGTGGCAGATAGGCATCTTGAATATGTCATAGCACTTCCTTCCTATCGCCTCATCAAGCTGATATCCCGTCAGCTTGGCAGCGGGCTCGTTAAAAAATGTGATGTTCCGGTCGTTATCCACTACGAACATCGGATCGGAGATGCCTTTCAGGATAGACTCATTATAGTTTATACGGTACTTGATGTTATTCACCATGTAATGTACCATCTTTTTGATGGCGTTGCTGAGCTCTCCTATCTCGCCGCCTTTAGCGTCCGTCTCGACCTTGACATCCAGGTCTCCTGCGGCTATCTTGTTAGCGATGATCACAAGCTTGTCTATGGGTTTTGTGACCCTTGTGACTACGGCATAGCCTATGCCGACCGAAAGCATGGATGCGATTATCGCAATGGCCGCCGCCTGGACCTGCATGTTATTGAGCTCTACAAGCCCGGGCCCTATGTCATACCCTACGAAAAGCATTCCCACGATCTCGTCTTCGCCGTTTCTCAGCGGCTCGTAGTGGACGTAAAGGTCCCAGTAATCATAAACTTTTAAGGTACCTCTTACGACCTCTCCTTTATTAAGCACTCTATCGGCTACTTCCGGGCTTACTTTCGTACCGACTATCCTGTTACCCTGCGGGTCCATCAGTGTTGTCGCTATTCTCGTATCTCCCTGAAATATCGTACAATAGGCCCCTGACTCTTCGGTGATCGTGTCTACCAGGCCGAAATTGTTGTTTTGCACCTGCGCGGTGTAGACGACGCCCAGGATAGTATTGTTGTCATCGCATATCGGCAGGGCATTGATTATAGCAAGCCCTTCATTATTGACCATGCCTCCGAGCTTGTTCTCAAGGTCGTTCATACGGATGACCTGTTCAGGTACTATGTCGGTGACGGACGACTCTTTTCCATCAAGCGCGTCCCTGACCTGCGAGTTTATATTGTAGTCCCCGCTCTTGTTTGTCGTGGATCTTGCCACGACTATGGAATTATTGTCATAGACTGTGATAATGTCAAAAAAGCTGTACTTCTTAGAGTATTCGCCGAGAAGGCACTTTACTGTATGGTTATCCCTGGATCTCATGGCGGAGATCAGTTTGGGGTCCATGCTAATTCTCGCAGCGGCGTTGTTGTCCCTGTCCATCTGCGTCTTATAGTCTCTTTCCACCATCGCTGAGACGTCTTTTATTTTATCGTTGAACTGAGCATACTTATCCTGTGATATGGTGGTATAGTTATTGTATGTCAGGATGACCACGGGGACGATGGCGACTATGAACACTAATAGTAGGAGCTGAATAAAAATGCTGTTTAGATCTAGCTTTAAACCCATCCTCTCCCCGCCATACTATAGATAGTAATTGTCTATATTAGTGTCTTCACAATTTATAAATTATGTTTCAGAAAGGTAATTATTTGCTTTTTATGATTTTATAAAGTATTTATTTGTAATAATAAAAAAGTTGAGAATTTAACCCCGAAGGGTTAAACTCGCTTATTAATATATGCTAAGATAGTTCTCTATCTCCCATTTATGGACCTGGCTCCTGTACTCGTCCCATTCGATGCGCTTCGCGACCATATAGTTCTCATAGATGTGCGGTCCGAGGGCGCTCTTTATTATTTCGTCCGCTTCGAGCTCGTCGAGAGCTTCAGAAAGGTTCGCAGGAAGGCTCTTTATGCCCATATCGGATTTCTGCTGTTCCGTCAGGTGGTAAATGTTAAGGTTCACAGGCTCTCCGGGGTCTGTCTTCTTACGAATGCCGTCAATTCCTGCCTTTAAGGTCACGGCCAGGGCGAGATACGGGTTGCATGACGGGTCAGGGCACCTTAGCTCGGCGCGGGTGCCGACGCCTCTGCGAGCGGGGATCCTTACCAGCGGTGACCTGTTCTTCTCGGACCATGCGATATATACCGGAGCCTCATAGCCGGGGACAAGCCTCTTATACGAGTTGACCAGGGGGTTCGTCACTGCCGCATATCCTCTGGCGTGGCTGAGAAGCCCTCCGATATAGTATAATGCCGTCTTGCTTAGCTGGTATTTCGCGTTAGCGTCGTAGAATGCGTTCTTGTTCTTTTTGAACAGCGACTGGTGTACATGCATCCCCGAGCCGGCTTTCGCGAAGATGGGCTTTGGCATGAATGTGGCGTGAAGCCCGTACTGCATGGCTATCTTTCTTACGACGAATTTGAACGTGAGTATGTTGTCGGCCGTGGTCACAGCGTCAGCATACTTAAAGTCTATCTCGTGCTGCCCTTCTCCGACCTCGTGGTGAGAAGCCTCTATCTCGAATCCCATGCCCTGGAGGCTGGTGACCATCGCACGCCTTACCTCGTCGCCCAGATCGATGGGTGAAAGGTCAAAGTAGCCGCCCTTGTCCTTGGAGTTTAAGGTCGGGAACCCGTTCTCGTCGCGCTCGAAAAGGTAGAATTCCGCCTCGGGTCCGGCATTCATTGTGAAGCCCATCTCTTCAGCCTCTTTTATCACCCTCTTCAGGTTGCACCTGGGGCATCCTGCGAAAGGCTTTCCGTTAGAGTCATATACGTCACAGATGAGCCTTGCTACGTTACCGTACTCGCTTTTCCACGGGATCAATGAAAATGTAGTAAGGTCCGGCTTAAGATACATGTCGGATTCTTCTATCCTGACAAAGCCCTCTATCGATGAGCCATCGAACATTATGTCCCCGTCGAGCGCTTTTTCCAGCTGCTCCACAGGAATGGCGACGTTCTTAGTCGTGCCAAAAACATCGGTGAATTGAAGTTTTACGAACTTGACATTAAGCTCTTTGGCTTTTTCAAGTATGGCATCCTTAGTGATTTTGCTCATGTGATAGAATAACATCTTTTTGGATATTATTTTAATGTAGGAACTTTTTTTCCTACAATTTCATATTTAAATATTACGAATGATTATGAATTTTTATGAAAAGTTGCCAGTGTATGCCTTTTTATGGCATTCATAACATTTCATAACTTTTTATCGGAAATAATGATCATCAAAAAATTTCCCGAATGATTTT is a window from the Methanooceanicella nereidis genome containing:
- the glnA gene encoding type I glutamate--ammonia ligase, whose protein sequence is MSKITKDAILEKAKELNVKFVKLQFTDVFGTTKNVAIPVEQLEKALDGDIMFDGSSIEGFVRIEESDMYLKPDLTTFSLIPWKSEYGNVARLICDVYDSNGKPFAGCPRCNLKRVIKEAEEMGFTMNAGPEAEFYLFERDENGFPTLNSKDKGGYFDLSPIDLGDEVRRAMVTSLQGMGFEIEASHHEVGEGQHEIDFKYADAVTTADNILTFKFVVRKIAMQYGLHATFMPKPIFAKAGSGMHVHQSLFKKNKNAFYDANAKYQLSKTALYYIGGLLSHARGYAAVTNPLVNSYKRLVPGYEAPVYIAWSEKNRSPLVRIPARRGVGTRAELRCPDPSCNPYLALAVTLKAGIDGIRKKTDPGEPVNLNIYHLTEQQKSDMGIKSLPANLSEALDELEADEIIKSALGPHIYENYMVAKRIEWDEYRSQVHKWEIENYLSIY
- a CDS encoding histidine kinase dimerization/phosphoacceptor domain -containing protein, which gives rise to MGLKLDLNSIFIQLLLLVFIVAIVPVVILTYNNYTTISQDKYAQFNDKIKDVSAMVERDYKTQMDRDNNAAARISMDPKLISAMRSRDNHTVKCLLGEYSKKYSFFDIITVYDNNSIVVARSTTNKSGDYNINSQVRDALDGKESSVTDIVPEQVIRMNDLENKLGGMVNNEGLAIINALPICDDNNTILGVVYTAQVQNNNFGLVDTITEESGAYCTIFQGDTRIATTLMDPQGNRIVGTKVSPEVADRVLNKGEVVRGTLKVYDYWDLYVHYEPLRNGEDEIVGMLFVGYDIGPGLVELNNMQVQAAAIAIIASMLSVGIGYAVVTRVTKPIDKLVIIANKIAAGDLDVKVETDAKGGEIGELSNAIKKMVHYMVNNIKYRINYNESILKGISDPMFVVDNDRNITFFNEPAAKLTGYQLDEAIGRKCYDIFKMPICHNYCLGDDCWKKVDIVRGYETTATTKDNDVIIVRGSSAPIRDANGQIIGAIELLRDITIEKKAEDMIKESLKEKEVLLREIHHRVKNNLQIISSLLNLQSGYVKDREALGMFRESQNRVKSMALIHEKLYLSKDLAKIDFAEYIRSLTNNLFHSYGAYKNNITLKTKINRVSLGIDTAIPCGLIINELVSNSLKYAFPRGRSGEVWIELNRDYTEEGITFILKVGDNGIGFPGGLDFKNTETLGLQLVNTLSCQLGGTIELNRENGTEFIITFQETKK